From Geotalea uraniireducens Rf4:
GAAGGGGAAAGAAGGAGCACCACCAGAAGTGGAATGGCGGCTATACGAAGTAAAGTGAGAATGTTGGGAAGATTAAGAATTGGGGATTTGGTGGCAGTGGACATGAACGGGCCTTTGATTTATTTGTAGTTTTTCTTGTAATTCAGCACCTTGGCAACGTAATTGCGGGTTTCTTCGTAGGGAGGAACTCCCCCGAATTTGGCTACCTTGCTGAGACCGGAATTATATGCTGCCAGGGCCAGCGCTTCATCACCCTTAAAGGTATTAAGAAGAAATTTTAAATAACGCACCCCACCGCGAATATTCTCGGCTGGATCGAGAGAGTTGGTCACCTTCAGGTCCTGGGCTGTTTTCGGCATGAGTTGCATGAGACCTCTGGCCCCTTTGGGGGAAACGGCAGTCGGGTTATATCCGGACTCCGCGTGGATGACAGCCTTGACCAGTGATTTATCCACACCGTATTCGAGGGCGCAGGCGTTGATTATCGGTTCGAATTCTTCCGGATTTCTTGCACATCCGGCGAGTCTGAACGTGGTACGAAGTTTCCTG
This genomic window contains:
- a CDS encoding lytic transglycosylase domain-containing protein, which produces MCYAMLLVTFTAISSFADIYKYEDEEGVLHFTDAPTDKRFKVFMRDLKKDRKLRTTFRLAGCARNPEEFEPIINACALEYGVDKSLVKAVIHAESGYNPTAVSPKGARGLMQLMPKTAQDLKVTNSLDPAENIRGGVRYLKFLLNTFKGDEALALAAYNSGLSKVAKFGGVPPYEETRNYVAKVLNYKKNYK